A window of Variovorax paradoxus EPS genomic DNA:
GCGTGGCGGAGGCGCTCGATGCAATCGGCTACGCAGGCAAGGTGCCCGCCTCGGCGTCAGCATCGCCCGTGGGCGCGTATTTCGAGGCGCACATCGAACAAGGCCCGGTGCTCGAAGCCAACGCGCGCGTGATCGGCGTGGTCGAAGGCGCGCTCGGCCAGCGCTGGTACGACGTGGTGGTGCTAGGCATGGAAGCGCATGCCGGTCCCACGCCGATGGAGTTGCGCAAGGATGCGCTGCTCGCCGCCGCCGAGCTCGTGATCGAGGTCAACCGCATCGCCCTCGCGCACGCACCGCATGCGCGCGGCACGGTCGGCTGGATCGACAACTACCCGAACTCGCGCAACGTGATTCCGGGCCGCGTGAAGCTCAGCGTGGACCTGCGCGCTGCCGACGACGTGGTGCTGTCCGCCATGGACGCGGCGCTGAAGGAAGCCGTGCAGCGCATCGCCGTCGCCGGCAAGGTCGAGGCGACGGTGGAGCAGGTCGTGTACTTCCCGCCCCAGCCTTTCACGCCGAAGCTCGTGTCCGCGGTGCGCGACGCCGCGGAGGCGCAGGGTCTCACCTGGATGAACGTGATCAGCGGCGCTGGCCACGATGCGGTGTACCTCGCCCGCGTGTGCCCGACCGCGATGATCTTCGTGCCCTGCCTGGACGGCATCAGCCACAACGAGATCGAAGACGCCGAGCCCGCGCACCTCGAAGCCGGCTGCAACGTGCTGCTGCAGGCGATGCTGCAGAGCGCGGGAGTCGCCGCGTGAAGGCGGCGCTTCGCCGCTTCCTGGCGATGGGCATGGTCGCGGCATCGACGGCTGCCCTGGCCGCCGGAGAGCCGATCCTGGTCGGCCAGTCCGCCGTACTCACCGGCCCGTTCACGCCGAACAGCCTTGCGTTCATGGAAGGCCAGACGCTGTTCTTCGACCAGTTGAACAAGGCGGGCGGCGTCGGCGGCCGACCCGTCAAGATGATCACCTACGACGATGCCTACATCCCCGAGAAGGCGGCCGTCAATGCCGAGAAGCTGCTTGCCACCGACCGCGTGGTCTGCCTGTTCGGAACCATGGGCACCGGCATCGGCGCGGCCATAGTGCCTGTGGCGGCGAAGTACGACAGCTTCATTTTCGGCGGGCTGACCGGCGCGGCCGTGCTGCGCGGGCCGAAGGTGCCGATCTACCACGTGCGGGAGTCGTATGCCGACGAGGTCGCGCGCGTGATGAACCACCTGACGACCGTGGGCCTGACCCGCATCGCGATCGTCTCCAGCGACGACGCGTACGGCAAGGGCATCGAGAAGGATGCATTGGCCGCGCTCGAGAAAAGCAAGCAGCCGGCGCTGCTGTCGCTGCGCTTCGACCCGAAGGAAAAGGACCATCCCGCCATCGCGCAGCAGGTGATTGCGAGCGGCGCGCAGGCGGTGTACGTCATTGCGGCGGGTACGCCGGCCATCAACATCATCCGCTCGCTGGTGGCCGCGCCCTTCCATCCGCAGATCTACACGAACTCGGTGGCGAGCTCGTTCCTTCTGTACAAGGAGCTGGGCGACAAGAGCCGCGGCATCGTGCTGTCTCAGGTGATGCCGCCGTTCTGGAAAACGCGCTTTCCCATCGTCGACGAATACCAGCGCGCACGAAAGGCCGCGGGCAGCGAAGGCGAGGGCTCCTACCTGGGGCTGGAGGGCTACGTCACGGCCAAGGCCTTTGCGGAATCGCTGCAACGCGTGAAGGGGCCGATCAGCACCGAATCGCTCCGACGCAGCATCGAGAACTCGCCGCCCATGACCCTGAATGGTTTCCAGGTCGCGTTCCGCCCCGACAACCGCAACGGCTCCAGCTTCGGCGATATCACGATGCTGGGAAGCGCCGGAAAGTTTGCCCAATGAAAGTATTGATCGCACGTCTCAACCACGAGACCAACACCTTCTCGCCCGTGCCCACGCCGCTCGCGGCCTTCGGGCCCGATGGCCCGACCTTCGGCGACGAGGCCTACAGGGACAACAAGGGCATGCGCACCGCGATGTCGGCGTTCATCGAACTGGCCGAGCAGGCGGGTGCGACGCTGGTCACGCCGGTATCGGCCTCGGCCAATCCGAGCGGGCCGGTCGATGCGGGCGCCTACACCACCCTCACGCAATGCATCGTCGATGCGGCGCCGGGCTGCGATGCCATCCTTCTCGACCTGCACGGCGCGATGGTGGCCGAGAACAGCGTCGATGGCGAAGGCGACCTGCTGGTGCGGCTGCGCGCCGCGGCGCCGGGTGTGCCCATCGGCGTGGCGCTCGACCTGCATGCGAACGTGACGCCCGCGATGGTCGGCAACGCGGACGTGATCGTCGGCTTCAAGACCTACCCGCACATCGACATGTACGAGACCGGCGAGCATGCGGGCCGCCTGCTGTTCGACCTGCTCGAAGGGCGCAGCAAGCCCGCGCTGCGCTGGCATCCGCTGCCGCTGATGGCGCACACGCTGCGCAGCGCTTCGTTCACCGGCGCGATGCAGCGGGCCATCGAGGCGGCGCGCGAGGCCGAGAAGTCGGAATCTCTCGCGGTCTCGATCTTCGCGGGCTTCTCGCTGTCGGACATCGAGGCGCCCTGCATGAGCGTGGTGGTGGTCGATGCCACGTCGCCCGAACGCGCACAGGCCACGGCCGACCGCATCGCCGCGCAGATGTGGGCCGAGCGCGAAGCCTTCATCTACCGCAGCGAGCCGCTGGCCGAATCGGTCGGGCGCGCCAAGCTCAT
This region includes:
- a CDS encoding Zn-dependent hydrolase, coding for MNTTTELSSAPDVRALRIDGQRLWDSLMQLAQVGATEKGGVCRLALTDLDRQGRDLFTRWAREAGCEVRVDAIGNIFARRAGRNNALPPVTTGSHIDTQPTGGKFDGNYGVLAGLEVIRALNDAKVVTEAPLEVAVWTNEEGSRFVPVMMGSGVFVDAFTLEHALAQRDTEGVSVAEALDAIGYAGKVPASASASPVGAYFEAHIEQGPVLEANARVIGVVEGALGQRWYDVVVLGMEAHAGPTPMELRKDALLAAAELVIEVNRIALAHAPHARGTVGWIDNYPNSRNVIPGRVKLSVDLRAADDVVLSAMDAALKEAVQRIAVAGKVEATVEQVVYFPPQPFTPKLVSAVRDAAEAQGLTWMNVISGAGHDAVYLARVCPTAMIFVPCLDGISHNEIEDAEPAHLEAGCNVLLQAMLQSAGVAA
- a CDS encoding ABC transporter substrate-binding protein; its protein translation is MKAALRRFLAMGMVAASTAALAAGEPILVGQSAVLTGPFTPNSLAFMEGQTLFFDQLNKAGGVGGRPVKMITYDDAYIPEKAAVNAEKLLATDRVVCLFGTMGTGIGAAIVPVAAKYDSFIFGGLTGAAVLRGPKVPIYHVRESYADEVARVMNHLTTVGLTRIAIVSSDDAYGKGIEKDALAALEKSKQPALLSLRFDPKEKDHPAIAQQVIASGAQAVYVIAAGTPAINIIRSLVAAPFHPQIYTNSVASSFLLYKELGDKSRGIVLSQVMPPFWKTRFPIVDEYQRARKAAGSEGEGSYLGLEGYVTAKAFAESLQRVKGPISTESLRRSIENSPPMTLNGFQVAFRPDNRNGSSFGDITMLGSAGKFAQ
- a CDS encoding M81 family metallopeptidase, whose product is MKVLIARLNHETNTFSPVPTPLAAFGPDGPTFGDEAYRDNKGMRTAMSAFIELAEQAGATLVTPVSASANPSGPVDAGAYTTLTQCIVDAAPGCDAILLDLHGAMVAENSVDGEGDLLVRLRAAAPGVPIGVALDLHANVTPAMVGNADVIVGFKTYPHIDMYETGEHAGRLLFDLLEGRSKPALRWHPLPLMAHTLRSASFTGAMQRAIEAAREAEKSESLAVSIFAGFSLSDIEAPCMSVVVVDATSPERAQATADRIAAQMWAEREAFIYRSEPLAESVGRAKLIADGATRPVLLLDHGDNCMSGGSCDTMDVLQEALAQGLHGIGVGPLCDPEAVSELIAAGEGAEVTVALGNKVSLEGIGLQKTPVRLTGTVRTIGNGEYVITGPTYTGQRSSMGRTVLFDIGAARIVVTERTQEPWDIGVFECAGLDPRNERFLLLKSRMYCRPVFEPLSAALVECDSPGVTSSDYSLFPFSKVRRPVFPLDAELAA